From a region of the Constantimarinum furrinae genome:
- the rlmD gene encoding 23S rRNA (uracil(1939)-C(5))-methyltransferase RlmD encodes MGRRNNRIVLENLKVIDAGAKGKAVAKAPDGKIVFISNAVPGDTATVQTTKKRKAYYEGKAISFSELSDKRTEPVCQHFGVCGGCKWQNMGYQHQLFYKQKEVENNLNRIGKIDLPSILPILGSEKTYFYRNKMEFSFSDNKWLTLEQIQSNEIIENRNALGFHIPGMWDKILDIKKCHLQQDPSNAIRTFIKNKAEELDLSFFNTRKQEGLLRTLMIRTTSTNEIMVLVQFYSEDKTKREALLNAVKDEFPEITSLQYVINSKGNDTIYDQEVHCFHGRDHIFEEMETLRFKINAKSFYQTNSEQAYELYKVTRDFANLKGDELVYDLYTGTGTIAQFVAKNAKKVIGIESVPEAIEAAKENALLNEVTNSEFYVGDMKNVFNDEFINAHGVPDVVITDPPRDGMHADVVSQLLKLSPPKIVYVSCNSATQARDLALMDDTYKVTKVQPVDMFPQTHHVENVVLLEKR; translated from the coding sequence ATGGGAAGAAGAAACAATCGCATCGTTTTAGAAAATCTTAAAGTAATAGATGCCGGTGCAAAAGGGAAAGCAGTAGCCAAAGCACCCGACGGAAAGATTGTGTTTATTTCTAATGCAGTTCCGGGAGATACAGCAACGGTTCAAACCACTAAAAAAAGAAAAGCATATTACGAGGGTAAAGCGATTTCATTTTCTGAACTGTCTGATAAAAGAACTGAACCCGTTTGTCAACATTTTGGTGTATGCGGAGGCTGTAAATGGCAAAATATGGGTTACCAACACCAATTGTTCTATAAGCAGAAGGAAGTTGAAAATAACTTAAACCGGATCGGCAAGATCGATCTCCCTTCTATATTGCCCATTTTAGGTTCTGAAAAGACCTACTTTTATCGCAACAAAATGGAATTTTCCTTCAGTGACAATAAATGGCTTACGCTGGAACAAATACAGAGTAATGAAATAATTGAAAACCGAAATGCTCTAGGGTTTCATATTCCGGGCATGTGGGATAAGATTCTCGACATAAAGAAGTGTCATCTTCAGCAAGATCCCAGCAATGCCATTAGAACTTTTATTAAAAATAAAGCTGAAGAACTCGATCTCTCGTTTTTTAATACCCGCAAACAGGAAGGCTTGTTACGAACTCTAATGATACGAACTACATCCACTAATGAAATTATGGTATTGGTGCAGTTCTATTCCGAAGACAAAACCAAAAGAGAAGCTCTTTTAAACGCAGTGAAAGATGAATTCCCCGAAATTACTTCATTACAATATGTAATCAATTCGAAAGGGAATGATACTATTTACGATCAAGAAGTTCACTGTTTCCACGGAAGAGACCATATTTTTGAAGAAATGGAAACACTGAGATTTAAGATCAATGCCAAGTCCTTTTACCAGACAAACAGCGAACAGGCTTATGAATTATATAAAGTAACCAGGGATTTTGCAAATCTGAAGGGCGACGAGCTTGTTTACGACCTCTACACAGGAACAGGTACAATTGCTCAATTTGTGGCTAAAAATGCAAAAAAGGTAATAGGAATTGAATCGGTACCGGAAGCAATTGAAGCGGCTAAAGAAAACGCCTTGCTTAATGAAGTAACGAATTCCGAGTTCTATGTTGGCGATATGAAAAATGTATTTAATGATGAATTTATAAATGCACATGGTGTACCCGATGTTGTAATTACAGATCCTCCACGGGATGGAATGCATGCCGATGTTGTTTCTCAATTACTAAAATTATCACCTCCAAAAATTGTGTATGTGAGTTGTAACAGCGCTACTCAGGCCAGGGACCTTGCGCTTATGGACGACACCTATAAAGTGACAAAAGTTCAACCCGTAGATATGTTCCCGCAAACGCACCACGTAGAAAATGTTGTACTTTTGGAGAAACGATAA
- a CDS encoding THUMP domain-containing class I SAM-dependent RNA methyltransferase, with protein MGNNFKMIAKTLYGLEDLLATELRQLGASAVETGTRNVSFEGDLGFMYKANLCCRTAIRILKPVHFFNVFNEDDLYKKIYDLPWENYMDANGSLAIDATVFSKEFTHSQYVALKSKDAIVDRFRDKTGERPDVDLDHPTLRINIHIDRNICTVSLDSSGQSLHKRGYKVSSTVAPINEVLAAGLIMLSGWNGQSDLLDPMCGGGTILTEAAMIACNIPPNLNREEFGFETWPDFDEDLFEVIEDAALKKIRDFHFKIYGFDTDPMAVKSAKENVKSANLSEFIEISNQDFFESKKEAERPMYLIFNPPYDERISVDDISEFYSKIGNTLKHGYPATQAWMITSNLEALKFVGLRPSKKIKIYNGKLEARFVKYEMYAGSRKASKQ; from the coding sequence ATGGGAAATAATTTTAAAATGATCGCTAAAACACTCTATGGTCTCGAAGACCTGCTTGCCACGGAATTACGGCAACTAGGGGCCTCGGCTGTAGAAACGGGCACCAGAAATGTTTCCTTTGAAGGAGATCTGGGCTTTATGTATAAGGCGAATCTTTGTTGTAGAACCGCAATTCGAATATTAAAACCTGTTCATTTCTTTAATGTTTTTAACGAAGATGATCTATACAAGAAGATCTACGACTTACCCTGGGAGAATTATATGGATGCAAATGGGAGCCTCGCTATAGATGCTACTGTTTTTTCCAAAGAATTTACCCACTCTCAATATGTGGCCTTAAAATCTAAGGATGCAATTGTAGATCGCTTCAGAGACAAAACCGGAGAACGACCGGACGTGGATCTGGACCATCCCACATTGCGAATTAATATTCATATTGACAGGAATATCTGCACGGTGTCCTTAGACAGCTCGGGACAATCGTTACATAAGCGAGGGTATAAAGTGTCCAGCACTGTTGCTCCCATAAACGAAGTACTTGCTGCCGGGCTTATCATGTTATCGGGATGGAATGGTCAGTCAGATCTTCTCGATCCCATGTGTGGTGGAGGGACTATTTTGACCGAAGCAGCAATGATCGCCTGCAATATCCCGCCGAATCTAAATCGTGAGGAATTCGGATTTGAAACCTGGCCGGACTTTGATGAAGACCTGTTTGAGGTCATCGAAGATGCGGCGTTAAAAAAAATAAGAGATTTTCATTTTAAGATCTACGGATTTGACACAGATCCAATGGCTGTTAAAAGTGCCAAAGAAAATGTGAAAAGCGCCAATCTTTCAGAATTTATAGAGATCAGTAATCAGGATTTCTTTGAAAGCAAAAAAGAAGCAGAGCGTCCCATGTATCTTATCTTTAATCCGCCCTATGACGAGAGGATAAGTGTAGATGATATCTCTGAGTTCTACAGTAAGATCGGGAACACATTAAAACACGGTTATCCTGCCACTCAGGCATGGATGATTACCAGTAATCTCGAAGCGCTTAAATTTGTCGGGCTTCGGCCTTCAAAAAAAATAAAGATATACAACGGTAAATTGGAGGCACGATTTGTGAAATACGAAATGTATGCGGGTAGCCGGAAGGCGAGTAAGCAGTAG
- a CDS encoding DUF4412 domain-containing protein, whose protein sequence is MKQKILLICITLFLGNATAEAQLFRKIKEKINNVTGSEKESESTPAEGDENTEEVTPPTQEEQEAQNTKLGNFFGGGLEEIRDTYTFSYSLVYELKTNKESMSLEYLLEPKADYFANQMNEQQGNRLMVYDFKKNAMVTFMDNGEQKMAMKMKMPNIKKSEKKFGKKIIPEDDEDVQIIPIEGKTILGYKCDGYKVISKDGVGKFWVTNDAPVTINGVYANFKSLPKSARNYPITVNSLMLEMNYIANKGKRDNMEILCTQLVENSVEIHKKDYQSGF, encoded by the coding sequence ATGAAACAAAAGATTCTATTAATATGCATTACTTTATTTCTTGGTAATGCGACAGCAGAGGCGCAACTATTCAGGAAGATCAAAGAAAAGATCAATAATGTAACTGGTTCGGAAAAGGAAAGTGAATCTACTCCGGCAGAGGGTGATGAAAATACGGAAGAAGTTACTCCTCCAACACAAGAAGAACAAGAAGCTCAAAACACTAAACTGGGAAACTTCTTTGGTGGCGGACTTGAAGAAATTAGAGACACCTATACATTCTCTTATAGTCTTGTATATGAATTAAAAACGAATAAAGAATCTATGTCGCTTGAATATTTGTTAGAACCCAAAGCAGACTATTTTGCAAACCAAATGAATGAGCAACAAGGGAATCGACTTATGGTTTACGATTTCAAAAAAAATGCAATGGTCACTTTTATGGATAACGGGGAACAAAAAATGGCTATGAAAATGAAGATGCCAAATATAAAAAAATCTGAGAAAAAATTTGGTAAAAAGATCATTCCCGAGGACGATGAAGATGTTCAAATAATTCCCATAGAAGGAAAAACAATTCTGGGATATAAGTGCGACGGTTATAAGGTGATATCCAAGGATGGAGTGGGTAAATTTTGGGTAACCAACGATGCCCCGGTTACTATTAATGGAGTATATGCCAATTTCAAATCACTTCCAAAAAGTGCCCGAAATTATCCTATCACTGTAAATTCATTGATGCTTGAAATGAATTACATAGCCAATAAAGGCAAAAGAGATAACATGGAAATACTATGTACTCAGCTCGTTGAAAATTCTGTGGAAATACATAAAAAAGACTATCAATCTGGATTTTAA
- a CDS encoding class I SAM-dependent methyltransferase, which yields MQKETDNWFASWFNTPYYHILYKDRDYEEAGNFMNQLTSYLQLPIGAKIMDLACGKGRHAKYLNKLGYEVTGVDLSPESIAYAKKFENDTLHFEVHDMCKPYPRQFDGVFNLFTSFGYFESEEDNLRTIKAIKSNLKENGRGVIDFLNVQKVKKHLNPKEKKTVGDITFSIERYLENDYIFKDIKFSDKGQDYFFTERVKALHLEDFKDYFDQAGVRLTDCFGNYSLAEFDEETSERLILIFGK from the coding sequence ATGCAAAAAGAAACAGATAATTGGTTCGCATCCTGGTTCAATACCCCCTATTACCACATTCTTTATAAAGACAGGGACTATGAGGAAGCCGGCAATTTTATGAACCAACTCACCTCGTATCTTCAATTGCCAATAGGAGCAAAAATTATGGATCTTGCTTGTGGGAAAGGCAGGCACGCAAAATACTTGAACAAGTTGGGCTATGAAGTTACCGGGGTTGATCTGTCTCCCGAGAGTATTGCATATGCCAAAAAATTTGAAAATGACACCCTTCATTTTGAGGTTCACGATATGTGTAAACCTTATCCGCGACAATTTGATGGCGTGTTCAACCTATTTACAAGTTTTGGGTATTTCGAATCTGAAGAAGACAATCTGCGTACGATAAAAGCGATAAAGAGCAATCTTAAGGAGAATGGCCGAGGTGTAATTGATTTTTTAAATGTTCAGAAAGTAAAAAAACATTTAAACCCAAAAGAAAAAAAGACGGTAGGTGATATCACTTTTAGTATTGAACGGTATCTTGAAAACGACTATATCTTTAAGGATATCAAATTTTCAGATAAGGGGCAGGATTATTTCTTTACCGAAAGAGTGAAAGCGTTACATCTGGAAGATTTTAAAGATTATTTCGACCAAGCCGGAGTACGGCTAACAGATTGTTTTGGTAATTATTCGTTAGCCGAGTTTGATGAAGAGACGTCAGAAAGATTAATTTTAATATTTGGTAAATGA
- a CDS encoding DUF6048 family protein: MKQLLILLFFISLYCIPVSAQEQQDTDSISNNEKYGLRVGIDIAKPLRTLLEDGYSGFEIMGDFRVSDKFYAAAELGNEKKERFESNLNSIASGSYIKIGADYNAYNNWLGMENSIFGGLRYGLSTFKQELLAYGIYTTNQTFPPGFRVEPQEFTGLTAHWAELIVGVKVEVINNLYLSLNLQLKQMISEDKPENFDNLYIPGFNRTYDFSKFGAGYGYSISYLIPIFKK, encoded by the coding sequence ATGAAACAGCTGCTCATATTACTATTTTTCATTAGCCTGTATTGTATACCGGTTTCGGCGCAGGAGCAACAGGACACCGACTCAATTTCGAATAATGAAAAGTACGGACTTCGGGTTGGAATTGATATTGCTAAACCACTTCGCACATTGTTAGAAGATGGCTACAGCGGATTTGAAATTATGGGAGATTTCAGGGTGAGTGATAAATTCTATGCCGCAGCCGAACTGGGAAATGAAAAAAAGGAGCGCTTTGAAAGCAATCTCAATTCTATTGCCAGCGGAAGTTATATAAAAATTGGAGCAGACTACAACGCTTATAACAACTGGCTGGGAATGGAAAATTCAATTTTTGGCGGTCTCCGATATGGCCTTTCAACATTTAAACAGGAATTGTTGGCATATGGGATCTATACCACAAATCAGACCTTTCCTCCTGGTTTTAGAGTAGAACCACAGGAATTTACCGGACTTACTGCCCATTGGGCCGAACTAATCGTTGGAGTAAAAGTAGAAGTGATAAACAACCTTTATTTATCTCTAAATCTGCAGTTGAAACAAATGATCTCTGAGGACAAACCCGAAAATTTTGACAATCTGTATATCCCCGGATTTAATCGAACCTATGATTTCAGTAAGTTTGGTGCCGGCTACGGGTATTCGATCTCCTATCTCATACCAATCTTCAAAAAGTAA
- the trhA gene encoding PAQR family membrane homeostasis protein TrhA, giving the protein MYSKKEEFWHAISHGIGIALGILGLVLLVIYDSGRTDFSTLSVWIYGFSIITLYTASTVYHAVSHEKWKNILRKIDHISIYLLIAGTYTPVVLISLEESAGWIIFWVVWGIAALGTILKIFFTGRFEIFSLSLYVVMGWLIAFDFSNLAANQSDLGITLLALGGALYMLGIIFYVVKRIPYNHLIWHFFVLGGSICHFMFIFLDII; this is encoded by the coding sequence ATGTATAGCAAAAAAGAGGAATTTTGGCACGCCATATCCCATGGTATTGGAATTGCCCTGGGAATATTAGGCTTGGTGCTTCTGGTAATTTATGACAGTGGGCGTACCGATTTTAGTACTTTGAGTGTATGGATCTACGGATTTTCTATAATCACTCTTTATACCGCATCTACTGTGTATCATGCCGTGTCACACGAAAAGTGGAAGAATATACTTCGGAAGATCGATCATATTAGTATTTATCTGCTTATTGCAGGGACTTACACCCCTGTAGTTCTAATATCCTTGGAGGAATCGGCAGGTTGGATCATATTCTGGGTAGTATGGGGAATTGCAGCCTTAGGCACTATACTTAAGATCTTTTTTACAGGAAGATTTGAGATTTTTTCACTCTCTTTATACGTAGTAATGGGTTGGCTCATTGCATTTGATTTCTCCAACCTCGCAGCAAATCAGTCGGATCTTGGGATCACACTGCTTGCTTTAGGGGGTGCGTTGTATATGTTAGGAATCATATTTTATGTAGTAAAACGAATTCCTTATAATCACCTCATCTGGCACTTTTTTGTACTGGGAGGCAGTATTTGCCACTTTATGTTTATTTTTTTGGATATCATCTAA
- a CDS encoding DUF6452 family protein, translated as MIKRILFALALITIFNGCTRDDICAEETATTPLLIITFKDSNNPLLPKSVNNLTIESTDANNVSVFVQNTTDSIAIPLKVNANNTEFLFIKNDGTSSENTDTVNFTYTREDIYVNRACAFKTVYAELSATVENEGTTNWINTLNVINTTIENETAAHITIFH; from the coding sequence ATGATAAAAAGAATACTTTTTGCCCTCGCTCTAATTACTATCTTCAACGGCTGTACCCGAGACGATATCTGTGCCGAAGAAACAGCTACTACTCCTCTGCTTATCATTACTTTTAAAGACAGTAACAACCCCCTCCTCCCCAAAAGTGTGAATAACCTTACAATAGAGTCAACAGACGCCAATAATGTTTCAGTCTTTGTTCAAAATACGACCGATTCCATAGCCATTCCATTAAAAGTTAACGCAAACAACACCGAATTTCTGTTTATTAAAAATGACGGAACCTCTTCAGAAAACACAGACACCGTCAACTTTACATATACTCGTGAAGATATTTATGTAAACCGCGCCTGTGCCTTTAAAACTGTCTATGCCGAACTATCGGCTACCGTAGAGAATGAAGGAACCACCAACTGGATCAACACATTAAATGTGATCAATACAACTATAGAAAATGAAACAGCTGCTCATATTACTATTTTTCATTAG
- a CDS encoding ZIP family metal transporter: protein MIYLVLFLAVAIGYVIALLLKAKTTHEMSMYLAFSGAFLLSMTILELLPEVFEMPTRRIGLFIIVGILLQICLEYFSKGAEHGHVHLHSEKRNFPWLLFFSLSIHALLEGFPVSEENNILIGIIIHKIPVAIILSFFFIKAKYSTGITIAFMLLFALMTPLGNLLSNHIEYFQKYATEITALVIGIFLHVSTTILYESSKDHKFNLAKLIVIIVGFTTAYLI, encoded by the coding sequence ATGATCTATTTGGTATTATTTCTTGCTGTTGCCATTGGTTATGTCATCGCGTTACTCCTAAAAGCAAAAACAACGCATGAAATGTCGATGTATCTGGCATTTAGTGGTGCTTTCCTCTTATCGATGACCATCCTTGAATTACTCCCGGAAGTCTTTGAAATGCCAACCCGGCGAATCGGATTGTTCATCATTGTTGGGATTCTGCTTCAGATCTGCCTTGAGTACTTTTCAAAGGGAGCAGAGCACGGACATGTTCATTTGCATTCAGAAAAACGTAATTTTCCTTGGTTACTTTTCTTCAGCTTATCCATTCATGCACTTCTGGAGGGATTTCCCGTTTCCGAAGAAAACAATATTCTTATAGGAATCATCATTCATAAAATTCCTGTAGCCATTATACTATCTTTCTTTTTTATCAAAGCAAAATACAGCACCGGAATCACTATTGCATTCATGCTTTTATTTGCCTTAATGACACCATTGGGAAATCTTCTTTCTAATCATATCGAATATTTTCAGAAATACGCTACAGAGATCACGGCATTGGTAATTGGTATATTTTTACATGTTTCGACCACCATTTTGTATGAAAGCAGTAAGGATCACAAATTCAATTTAGCAAAACTCATTGTGATCATCGTAGGATTTACAACCGCCTATCTCATTTAG